One genomic region from Uloborus diversus isolate 005 chromosome 2, Udiv.v.3.1, whole genome shotgun sequence encodes:
- the LOC129216775 gene encoding uncharacterized protein LOC129216775, with translation MSKKAHGFITDAKKLVGAFVAKNNSDFTVFADVWKKQNFSMVFLGRPNEKELLEFSRRILQITMELFYDSKADETKVGYLFLLYGLVRYQPINPPIKARVTLEHWEHIEKLRDDAEAKKNTSVLFVIRYLIRSGFDFVATPNTGNFSFYY, from the exons ATGAGCAAAAAAGCGCATGGGTTTATAACAGATGCTAAGAAACTAGTTGGTGCTTTTGTTGCAAAAAACAACTCTGACTTTACAGTTTTTGCTGATGTTtggaaaaagcaaaatttttccatggtttttct TGGACGTCCTAATGAAAAAGAATTGTTAGAA TTCAGTAGAAGGATCCTTCAAATAACCATGGAGCTATTCTATGATTCAAAAGCAGATGAGACTAAAGTAGGATATCTGTTCTTGCTTTATGGACTTGTTCGATATCAACCAATTAACCCACCAATCAAG GCTCGTGTTACTCTGGAGCATTGGGAACACATTGAAAAGTTACGTGATGATGCAGAAGCCAAGAAAAATACAAGTGTACTTTTtgtcatcagatatttgattcgTAGTGGATTTGATTTTGTTGCTACCCCCAACACTggtaatttctctttttattattaa